A single genomic interval of Paenibacillus macerans harbors:
- a CDS encoding V4R domain-containing protein, translated as MTSFTFEDLQRINRVRLGDEVPLELFRAIRLIGMQQGLPLEGKGTTASIGRKIGESLPVGTLEELLELFAKLRIGLPRVLQRDERLIRIAVDDCFCKGLPVIEEKKVCDLEGAILEGALGRILNRKVSVRETQCNVSGDEHCEYEIRIYG; from the coding sequence ATGACAAGCTTTACGTTTGAGGATCTGCAGCGGATCAATCGCGTCCGTCTGGGAGACGAGGTGCCGCTGGAGCTGTTTCGGGCGATCCGCTTGATCGGTATGCAGCAGGGTCTGCCATTGGAAGGCAAAGGAACGACGGCGTCGATCGGCCGCAAAATCGGCGAGAGCCTCCCGGTAGGGACGCTGGAGGAATTGTTGGAGTTGTTCGCCAAGCTGCGGATAGGACTGCCGCGCGTTTTGCAGCGGGATGAGCGGCTGATCCGGATTGCGGTAGACGATTGCTTCTGCAAAGGACTGCCTGTGATCGAAGAGAAAAAGGTATGCGACTTGGAGGGGGCAATTCTGGAAGGGGCGCTCGGCCGTATATTGAACCGCAAGGTGAGCGTCCGTGAGACCCAATGCAACGTATCCGGCGACGAGCATTGCGAATATGAGATCAGAATTTACGGGTGA